The following coding sequences lie in one Phycicoccus duodecadis genomic window:
- a CDS encoding ATP-binding protein, producing MATEEYIPPEPHLMGSMRSVGYTLEAAIADLVDNSITAGASRIDILFASEPTDFVAVLDDGEGMSRDAAREAMRLAARSSTEQRSAEDLGRFGLGLKTASLSQCRDLTLVSKTPEGVVAYSWNLDHLFREGTWSLLLLDEAEVAALPCVERLLAQQTGTLVLWRDLDQLRAHAGSSASELDAVMVGVRDHLGLVFHRFIGDSRRPLAIRLNGRGIPAVDPFLSSHRRTQRLPSESFKVEGSTVTVQPYTVPRLTTLSSADRASLQVAGQLRDSQGFYIYRARRLVIWGTWFRILPRQDMAKLSRVQVDVPNTLDHLWALDIKKATAQPPPEVRRRLKKFAERVTVPSKNTLNWQGRKESGPTQHVWQLVTHEHGFSYALNRSHPAVDAALVASGGQGEAELGRLLTLIEGTMPGDDIFNRLAKDQVLENRLEDLAIAEIARDMWTTYSAVPGSAATDVAFVAAMINVEPFSDHPRGADILKEATRG from the coding sequence ATGGCAACTGAGGAGTACATCCCCCCTGAGCCGCATTTGATGGGTTCCATGCGTTCTGTGGGGTACACGTTGGAGGCGGCTATCGCCGATCTCGTTGACAACTCGATCACTGCGGGCGCATCACGCATCGACATCTTGTTCGCCAGCGAACCTACTGATTTCGTGGCTGTCCTCGACGATGGAGAGGGTATGTCGCGTGACGCAGCTCGCGAGGCAATGCGTCTGGCGGCTCGCAGCTCGACCGAACAGCGCTCGGCTGAGGACCTCGGGCGCTTCGGCCTTGGACTCAAGACGGCTTCCCTCTCCCAATGCCGGGACTTGACGTTGGTGAGCAAGACACCCGAGGGAGTGGTCGCCTACTCCTGGAATCTGGATCACCTCTTCCGCGAAGGCACGTGGTCCCTCCTCCTGCTGGACGAGGCCGAGGTTGCTGCGTTGCCCTGCGTTGAGCGGCTCCTCGCCCAGCAGACGGGCACTCTCGTTCTCTGGCGCGACCTCGACCAGCTGCGAGCACATGCCGGATCGTCTGCGTCCGAGCTCGACGCAGTGATGGTGGGCGTGCGCGATCACCTCGGCCTCGTCTTCCACCGCTTCATCGGCGATTCCAGACGCCCACTCGCCATCCGGCTTAACGGTCGCGGGATTCCCGCCGTCGACCCGTTCCTCTCGAGTCACCGACGAACGCAGCGTCTGCCGTCCGAGTCCTTCAAGGTCGAGGGCTCGACAGTCACAGTTCAGCCGTACACCGTGCCACGACTGACAACCCTGTCTTCAGCCGACCGTGCCAGTCTGCAGGTGGCCGGCCAACTCCGTGACAGCCAAGGGTTCTACATCTACAGGGCTCGTCGCCTCGTCATCTGGGGAACCTGGTTTCGCATCCTTCCCAGGCAGGACATGGCGAAGCTTTCGAGAGTCCAAGTCGACGTCCCCAACACGCTCGACCACCTATGGGCCTTGGACATCAAGAAGGCCACTGCGCAGCCACCACCTGAAGTCCGGCGGCGGCTCAAGAAGTTCGCCGAGCGCGTGACGGTTCCGAGCAAGAACACCCTCAACTGGCAAGGCCGCAAAGAGAGTGGCCCGACCCAGCACGTCTGGCAGCTCGTGACCCACGAGCACGGATTCAGCTACGCGCTCAATCGGAGCCATCCGGCCGTGGACGCCGCACTCGTGGCTTCTGGGGGACAGGGAGAGGCAGAGCTCGGGCGGCTTCTCACCCTTATCGAGGGCACGATGCCCGGCGACGACATCTTCAATCGGTTGGCCAAGGATCAGGTATTGGAGAACCGGCTGGAAGACCTTGCTATCGCCGAGATCGCCCGTGACATGTGGACGACCTACTCGGCAGTCCCGGGGTCCGCAGCGACTGACGTGGCGTTTGTCGCGGCGATGATCAACGTCGAACCCTTCAGCGACCACCCCCGCGGCGCTGACATCCTCAAGGAGGCAACGCGTGGCTGA